The stretch of DNA CACGAGCAGCAGCGTGACGCCGGCCGCGAGCGGGCGGCGCCCGTTGAAGGCGCGCTCGAGCCGCGTGTAGAGGGGCCTCACGAGGCCGGAGAGAATCGCCGCGAGCAGGATCGTGGTGGCGAACGGCCGGAGCACGGCGCCGAACGCCAGCGTCACCGCGATGACCAGCAGGAGCAGGAAGGCGCTTCGGAACCGGTCCTCGGCCATGAGAGGCGTGCGTCGTCGCGCGCCCTTGAGTCTACACTGTCGAGACCGTCAGCTCGATTGGAGCATCCGCATGACCTTTGGAGTGTTCGTCTTCCCCGATGTCGAGGAGCTCGACTTCGTGGGCCCGTGGGAAATCGTCGGCACGTGGGGCAAGTTCTACGATGGCCCGGCGCGCCGCCTCGTCGTCGCCGAGGCGGACGGTCCGCTCCGCTGTGCCAACGGCCTGTCGATCAATCCGGACGTGACGATCGCGCAGTGTCCCCCGCTCGACTACCTGCTCGTTCCCGGCGGACAGGGCTCGCGCGTGGCGGTCGATCGGCCCGCGGTCATCGAGTTCATCCAGCGCGAAGCCGCTCGCGCGCGCGCCGTGCTCTCGGTCTGCACGGGCGCGTTCCTGCTCGAGCGCGCCGGCCTGCTCCGCGGGCAGCGCGCGACGACGCACTGGGGGGAGCTCGCGAAGCTTCGCACGCGGCCCGTCGAGGTCGTCGAAGAGCGGTTCGTGCGGAATGGAACCGTGTGGACGGCCGCGGGCGTCTCGGCCGGCATCGACATGACCCTCGCCTTCATCGCCAGCGAGGCCGGCGACACGGTCGCCGGCGACGTGCAGATGTTCGCGGAGTACTACCCGTCGGACGTGCGCTACGGCCGCGCACACCTGCGGCCCGAAGCGCCGCGGTACGTCCGCGCCGACGCGGCGACGCGTTCGTGACGCGCTACCCGCGGGCGACGGCCCGTTCCTGTTGGTACCA from Acidobacteriota bacterium encodes:
- a CDS encoding DJ-1/PfpI family protein, giving the protein MTFGVFVFPDVEELDFVGPWEIVGTWGKFYDGPARRLVVAEADGPLRCANGLSINPDVTIAQCPPLDYLLVPGGQGSRVAVDRPAVIEFIQREAARARAVLSVCTGAFLLERAGLLRGQRATTHWGELAKLRTRPVEVVEERFVRNGTVWTAAGVSAGIDMTLAFIASEAGDTVAGDVQMFAEYYPSDVRYGRAHLRPEAPRYVRADAATRS